From Mycolicibacterium nivoides, a single genomic window includes:
- a CDS encoding transglycosylase domain-containing protein gives MPPDDRLTTVLPPVRDGGPAPLDVVRAAMDGTPPPKPQPPKSPPPPPGGGRGSGPSGPSGQGPEPTRRFHINWKLVRRLSIAAVVAMILLPLVTFGMAYMIVDVPQPGDIRTNQVSTILASDGSEIAKIVPPEGNRVDVGIDKIPEHVRNAVMAAEDRDFYTNPGFSFTALLRAIKNNLVGGDLQGGSTITQQYVKNALVGDERSGIGGLIRKAKELVISTKMASEWSKDAVMQAYLNMIYFGRGSYGIAAAAKAYFDKPVEQLNVAEGALMAALIQRPSTLDPAVDPEGAAERWNWVLDGMVDMGALSAQERAGQVFPPTVPPDQARQQNQTSGPNGLIERQVTKELLDLFDISEQALNTEGLQVTTTIDPQAQQAAENAVTKYMDGQDPDMRTAVVSIDPRDGAVKAYYGGSDANGFDFAQAGLPTGSSFKVFALVAALQQGIGLGYQVDSGPVTVNGIKITNVEGEGCGVCSIAEALKRSLNTSYYRLMLKLEHGPEDVAKAAHDAGVAESFPGVEHTLSEDGKGGPPNNGVVLGQYQSRVIDMASAYATLAASGVYHKPHFVQKVVNSSGQVLFDASSQDNGEQRIDKAVADNVSAAMQPIAGWSRGHNLAGGRASAAKTGTNQLGDTGDNRDAWMVGYTPSLSTAVWVGTSDGVNPLKTPGGGPVYGSGLPSDIWKSTMDGALKGTDNETFPKPTEIGGYAGVPQAPPPPPAPGTPGGPPIAVMPSETVIQPTIEVAPGITIPIGPPTTVPIGPPPGAPVVPGAPGVPVPPPPP, from the coding sequence GTGCCGCCCGACGATCGGCTGACCACGGTGCTGCCGCCGGTGCGTGACGGCGGGCCGGCGCCGCTCGATGTCGTCAGGGCGGCGATGGACGGCACTCCGCCGCCGAAACCGCAGCCACCCAAGTCTCCGCCTCCGCCGCCGGGAGGCGGCCGCGGATCGGGCCCCTCGGGTCCGTCGGGGCAGGGGCCCGAGCCGACTCGGCGGTTCCACATCAACTGGAAGCTGGTCCGGCGTCTGTCGATCGCCGCGGTGGTGGCGATGATCCTGCTTCCGCTGGTGACGTTCGGTATGGCGTACATGATCGTGGACGTCCCGCAGCCCGGCGATATCCGGACCAACCAGGTGTCGACGATCCTGGCCAGCGACGGCAGCGAGATCGCCAAGATCGTTCCGCCCGAAGGCAACCGGGTCGACGTCGGCATCGACAAGATCCCGGAGCACGTCCGCAACGCGGTGATGGCCGCAGAGGACCGCGATTTCTATACCAATCCGGGCTTCTCGTTCACCGCGCTGTTGCGCGCGATCAAGAACAACCTGGTCGGCGGTGATCTCCAGGGCGGATCGACCATCACCCAGCAGTACGTCAAGAACGCACTGGTAGGTGACGAGCGCTCGGGTATCGGCGGTTTGATCCGCAAGGCCAAGGAGTTGGTCATCTCGACCAAGATGGCCAGCGAGTGGTCCAAAGACGCTGTGATGCAGGCGTATCTGAACATGATCTATTTCGGTCGCGGCTCGTACGGGATCGCCGCGGCCGCCAAGGCGTACTTCGACAAGCCGGTCGAACAGCTCAACGTCGCAGAGGGCGCACTGATGGCCGCGCTGATCCAGAGGCCGTCGACGCTGGACCCCGCGGTGGATCCCGAGGGCGCCGCCGAGCGGTGGAACTGGGTGCTCGACGGCATGGTCGACATGGGCGCGCTGTCAGCCCAGGAACGTGCCGGGCAGGTGTTCCCGCCGACCGTGCCACCAGACCAGGCCCGCCAGCAGAACCAGACCTCCGGCCCGAACGGACTGATCGAGCGGCAGGTCACGAAGGAACTGCTCGATCTGTTCGACATCAGTGAGCAGGCACTGAACACCGAAGGTCTGCAGGTCACCACCACGATCGACCCGCAGGCCCAGCAGGCCGCGGAGAACGCGGTGACCAAGTACATGGACGGTCAGGACCCCGACATGCGGACCGCGGTGGTCTCCATCGATCCACGCGACGGCGCGGTCAAGGCCTACTACGGCGGATCGGATGCCAACGGCTTCGACTTCGCCCAGGCCGGGTTGCCGACCGGGTCGTCGTTCAAGGTGTTCGCGCTCGTCGCGGCCCTGCAACAGGGCATCGGCCTGGGCTACCAGGTCGACAGCGGGCCGGTCACGGTGAACGGCATCAAGATCACCAACGTCGAGGGTGAGGGCTGCGGGGTCTGCTCGATCGCCGAGGCGCTCAAGCGGTCGCTCAACACCAGCTACTACCGGCTGATGCTCAAGCTCGAGCACGGTCCCGAGGACGTGGCCAAGGCCGCGCACGATGCCGGCGTGGCGGAGAGCTTCCCCGGCGTCGAGCACACGCTGTCCGAGGACGGCAAGGGTGGCCCGCCGAACAACGGTGTGGTGCTGGGCCAGTACCAGTCCCGGGTGATCGACATGGCCTCGGCGTACGCAACGCTGGCGGCCTCCGGCGTCTATCACAAGCCGCACTTCGTGCAGAAGGTCGTGAACTCCTCGGGGCAGGTGTTGTTCGACGCATCCAGCCAGGACAACGGTGAACAGCGCATCGACAAGGCGGTCGCCGACAACGTCTCGGCGGCCATGCAGCCGATCGCCGGCTGGTCGCGCGGGCACAACCTGGCCGGCGGACGCGCCTCGGCCGCCAAGACGGGCACCAACCAGCTCGGCGACACCGGCGACAACCGCGACGCCTGGATGGTCGGATACACGCCGTCGCTTTCGACCGCGGTCTGGGTGGGTACCTCCGACGGCGTGAACCCGTTGAAGACACCAGGGGGCGGGCCGGTCTACGGATCCGGACTGCCGTCGGACATCTGGAAATCCACCATGGACGGTGCGCTGAAAGGTACCGACAACGAGACGTTCCCGAAGCCGACCGAGATCGGTGGCTACGCGGGTGTGCCGCAGGCCCCGCCGCCCCCGCCCGCTCCCGGTACACCGGGTGGCCCGCCGATCGCGGTGATGCCGTCGGAGACCGTGATTCAGCCGACCATCGAAGTGGCCCCGGGCATCACGATCCCGATCGGGCCTCCGACGACCGTGCCGATCGGCCCGCCGCCGGGAGCGCCCGTCGTGCCCGGCGCGCCGGGTGTCCCGGTGCCACCGCCGCCTCCGTGA
- a CDS encoding DUF1707 SHOCT-like domain-containing protein — translation MATRQTSTTRAKDSDRNDTCKVLDNALGEGQLSMEEHRQRVSAATNATTLGDLARLVEDLQNADAPVQLPTLVKPRVPRVRKPSGPGWGLRLASAVVLVLLGMGIGWGVYGNTSSPLSFNPDPGAVPDGIAPVVLTPPTQLQSLNGVKGLFEQMRQKFGNTMGFELHIDPDSALLYRPNPQDSRQKVYYRYTGGWGDPSTSPSSVDSHDRLVDLSAFDYEKALAVLRGAPDTLNTKRADVKSTWLRLTPSEDPSTPEAINIDVIVSSDFGGGTINLYPDGTVKGMYRNNG, via the coding sequence GTGGCAACTCGGCAGACCTCGACGACCCGGGCCAAAGACAGCGATCGCAACGACACCTGCAAGGTGCTCGACAACGCGCTCGGTGAGGGCCAGTTGTCCATGGAAGAGCACCGCCAACGGGTGTCGGCGGCCACCAACGCCACGACCCTGGGGGATCTCGCCCGCCTCGTCGAAGATCTGCAGAACGCGGACGCACCTGTGCAGTTGCCGACGCTGGTCAAGCCCCGCGTGCCCCGCGTCCGGAAACCCTCCGGCCCCGGGTGGGGGCTGCGGCTCGCCTCGGCCGTCGTGCTGGTCCTGCTCGGCATGGGAATCGGCTGGGGTGTGTACGGAAACACCTCCTCGCCGCTGAGCTTCAACCCCGACCCGGGCGCGGTGCCCGACGGCATCGCCCCGGTGGTGCTGACCCCACCGACACAGCTGCAATCGCTCAACGGGGTCAAGGGACTGTTCGAGCAGATGCGCCAGAAGTTCGGCAACACCATGGGTTTCGAGCTGCACATCGATCCGGACTCGGCCTTGCTCTACCGACCGAATCCCCAGGACAGCCGCCAGAAGGTCTACTACCGGTACACCGGCGGCTGGGGTGATCCGAGCACGTCGCCCAGCAGTGTCGACAGCCACGACCGCCTCGTCGACCTCTCGGCGTTCGACTACGAGAAGGCGCTCGCCGTTCTCCGCGGCGCGCCCGACACGCTCAACACCAAACGCGCGGACGTGAAGAGCACGTGGCTGCGGCTGACCCCGTCCGAAGATCCGTCGACACCTGAGGCCATCAACATCGATGTCATCGTCAGCAGCGATTTCGGCGGCGGGACCATCAACCTCTACCCCGACGGCACCGTCAAGGGGATGTACCGCAACAACGGCTGA
- a CDS encoding DUF5318 domain-containing protein codes for MRLQRQVVDYALRRRSLLAEVYSGRTGVSEVCDANPYLLRAAKFHGKQSSVMCPICRKEQLTLVSWVFGDHLGPVSGSARTAEELVMLATRYDEFAVHVVEVCRTCSWNHLVKSYVLGAPRPPKARGTRGTRKSARTASE; via the coding sequence GTGCGATTGCAGAGACAGGTGGTGGACTACGCGCTTCGGCGGCGGTCCCTGCTGGCTGAGGTCTATTCGGGGCGCACCGGCGTCTCGGAGGTCTGTGACGCCAACCCGTACCTGCTGCGCGCGGCAAAGTTTCACGGCAAGCAGAGTTCGGTGATGTGTCCGATCTGCCGTAAAGAGCAGCTCACGCTGGTGTCGTGGGTATTCGGTGATCATCTGGGCCCGGTGTCGGGCTCAGCGCGCACCGCGGAGGAGCTGGTGATGTTGGCAACTCGTTACGACGAGTTCGCAGTCCATGTGGTTGAGGTATGCCGCACCTGCAGTTGGAATCATTTGGTCAAGTCATACGTCCTGGGCGCGCCTCGGCCGCCGAAGGCACGTGGCACTCGAGGCACGCGCAAGTCGGCGCGTACGGCCAGTGAATAG